A window from Setaria italica strain Yugu1 chromosome VIII, Setaria_italica_v2.0, whole genome shotgun sequence encodes these proteins:
- the LOC101782655 gene encoding protein transport protein Sec61 subunit beta-like, whose amino-acid sequence MARSSSQSQSSVGGAGAGARPATVGPRSTAAAAASTGGGGFSGGGGRNMLRFYTDEAPGLRLSPTMVLVMSLCFIGFGTAPPSTWSILLLGLLGQLSLLLGRPGLAALKARYLLTRRGKEQRRMQATTGSGRGIKPRRNRGPTFH is encoded by the coding sequence AtggcccgctcctcctcccagtcccagtcctccgtcggcggcgccggcgccggagcccgcCCGGCCACCGTCGGCCCGCGCAGCacggccgcagccgccgccagcaCCGGGGGAGGGggcttctccggcggcggcggcagaaacATGCTGCGCTTCTACACCGACGAGGCCCCGGGCCTGCGCCTCTCGCCCACCATGGTGCTCGTCATGTCCCTCTGCTTCATCGGGTTCGGCACCGCCCCGCCCTCCACGTGGTCGATCCTGCTCCTGGGCCTTTTGGGCCAACTCTCTCTGCTTCTGGGCCGGCCTGGCCTGGCTGCGTTGAAGGCACGCTACCTCCTGACTAGACGCGGCAAGGAGCAGCGTCGGATGCAAGCTACTACGGGTTCAGGTCGCGGTATAAAGCCGCGGCGCAACCGGGGCCCCACCTTTCATTGA
- the LOC101778611 gene encoding uncharacterized protein LOC101778611, with protein MAPEARTQQLQLAAAPPPMEKKTCPVAVHLPRAPDDSARQLVVGRWRSSLASGLRAALACIIVGLVSLYAPPAVRRHITFPAFSYVVTVIIVTDATLGTALRGAVSALQATLMGAAPSVLALWLAHRTGAAESVLATSAVVALTTFAVALPESVDPVAKRIALGQIIIIYVARFHKGDHPTRAFAVLHPANVVACTALGVAAALLAVLLPWPRLATREATDKARAYRALAAERVRVMVDAAIIFIGGGEAAAACTRQRRWQMAACVSEANRLASASAALLRRMNAIKEDVQWERRAIAVDYDGVETPLTGMQMALSMMVIDVTTEDSKCNNLLQLQEHHADVMAMRDHIRLALLTTPANKQTASFASKPPYLPLQTQQQQQDPCWLFLFSLYQLRGAAGGLLLASDNADANANKKIAPAAEQSSLDEQPADHGHQHKSRADEQEKTATKGNKKLVAAAKCGFSLGLAVLLGLLFNNDHGFWSGLIVATTISTSRDSTWAVAAARAHGTALGSVYGAVGCLLISQQQLSGMMDLRLLALVPWMVVATFLKRSSAYGPAGGVSAALSVVIIMGRRYDESPMAFTVARLVETFIGISCAVMADILFQPGARPSVKAREHLTRCIATTLAASSADGPSQSQVISKSLALLRRHAAEASGEPSYLWLPPFPTACYERIQGSLGRMARLLHLYHQARVVAGVEADEDMKRIHRRFSSIVSTSLRHCLRMLSSSPPPADPPPPPHQEVIIKDNDLEAGNDSSSSCCCNKEEDDQQEATAPGEVVGAFLAHAAEAAAALLDLDDDAAGEAQAEGDDRGLLVCCLGSMGLCMGEIIREAQLLEAHIIDLNNLQPH; from the coding sequence ATGGCACCAGAAGCAAGgacgcagcagctgcagctagccgcagcgccgccgccgatggagaAGAAGACGTGCCCCGTGGCCGTGCACCTCCCGCGGGCACCTGATGATTCGGCCCGGCAGCTGGTTGTGGGCCGCTGGCGCTCCTCCCTGGCGTcgggcctccgcgccgccctggCCTGCATCATCGTGGGCCTCGTCTCCCTCtacgcgccgcccgccgtccgccgccacaTCACCTTCCCGGCCTTCTCCTACGTCGTCACCGTCATCATCGTCACCGACGCCACCCTCGGCACGGCCCTGCGCGGCGCCGTCAGCGCGCTCCAGGCAACCCTCATGGGCGCCGCGCCCTCCGTGCTGGCGCTCTGGCTCGCGCACcgcaccggcgccgccgagtCCGTGCTCGCCACGTCGGCCGTCGTGGCGCTCACGACCTTCGCGGTGGCGCTGCCGGAGTCGGTGGACCCCGTGGCCAAGCGGATCGCGCTGGGgcagatcatcatcatctacgTGGCCAGATTCCACAAGGGGGACCACCCCACCCGCGCCTTTGCTGTGCTGCACCCGGCCAACGTGGTGGCGTGCACGGCGctcggggtggcggcggcgctgctggccgTGCTGCTGCCATGGCCGAGGCTGGCCACGCGGGAGGCCACCGACAAGGCAAGGGCGTACAGGGCGCTCGCGGCGGAGAGGGTCAGGGTCATGGTCGACGCCGCCATCATATTCATCGGCggtggggaggcggcggcggcgtgcaccCGCCAGCGGCGATGGCAGATGGCGGCTTGCGTCTCGGAGGCCAACCGGCTGGCATCGGCGAGCGCCGCACTCCTCCGCCGCATGAACGCCATCAAGGAGGATGTGCAGTGGGAGCGACGAGCAATAGCAGTGGATTACGACGGGGTGGAGACGCCGCTCACGGGAATGCAGATGGCGCTCAGTATGATGGTGATCGACGTAACAACTGAGGACAGCAAGTGCAATAacctgctgcaactgcaagagcATCATGCCGACGTCATGGCCATGAGGGACCACATACGCCTCGCCCTCCTCACGACGCCTGCCAACAAGCAGACTGCAAGCTTCGCCTCCAAGCCACCCTACTTGCCATTGCagacgcagcagcagcagcaggatccTTGCTGGCTGTTCCTCTTCTCGCTCTATCAGCTCCGAGGAGCAGCGGGCGGCTTGTTGCTGGCCAGTGATAATGCCGATGCCAACGCCAACAAGAAGATCGCGCCGGCAGCAGAACAGTCATCACTGGATGAGCAACCAGCCGACCATGGCCACCAGCACAAGAGCAGAGCAGACGAACAAGAGAAAACGGCCACCAAAGGCAACAAGAAGCTCGTGGCTGCTGCCAAGTGCGGCTTCTCGCTGGGCCTTGCCGTCCTGCTGGGCCTGCTCTTCAACAACGACCACGGCTTCTGGTCGGGCTTGATCGTGGCCACCACCATCTCCACGAGCCGCGACTCCACCTGGGCCGtagcggccgcgcgcgcccacgGCACGGCCCTGGGCTCCGTCTACGGCGCGGTGGGCTGCCTGCTCATCTCGCAGCAGCAGCTGAGTGGCATGATGGACCTGCGGCTCCTGGCGCTGGTCCCCTGGATGGTGGTCGCCACCTTCCTCAAACGCAGCAGCGCCTacggccccgccggcggcgtgtCGGCCGCGCTttccgtcgtcatcatcatggGCCGCCGCTACGATGAGTCTCCCATGGCATTCACCGTCGCGCGCCTCGTTGAGACCTTCATAGGAATCTCCTGCGCCGTCATGGCAGACATCCTCTTCCAACCAGGAGCGAGGCCGTCGGTGAAGGCGAGGGAACACCTCACCCGATGCATCGCCACCACGCTTGCAGCCAGCTCTGCTGATGGCCCATCACAATCACAAGTGATTAGCAAGAGCCTGGCCCTGCTCAGGAGACACGCGGCGGAGGCCAGCGGCGAGCCCTCCTACCTGTGGCTGCCGCCGTTCCCGACGGCCTGCTACGAGAGGATCCAGGGCAGCCTCGGCAGGATGGCGCGGCTGCTGCATCTCTACCACCAGGCACgcgtggtggcgggcgtggAGGCTGATGAGGACATGAAGAGGATCCACCGGCGTTTCAGCAGCATCGTCTCCACCTCCCTCAGGCACTGCCTCCGCATGCTGTCGTCATCACCACCGCCTGctgatcctcctcctcctcctcaccaggAGGTCATCATCAAGGACAACGACCTTGAGGCTGGGAatgactcctcctcctcctgctgctgcaacaaggaggaggacgaccagCAAGAGGCAACGGCCCCGGGGGAGGTGGTGGGCGCCTTCCTAGCGCACGCagcagaggcggcggcagcgttgCTGGACCtggacgacgacgccgccggtgAAGCCCAAGCAGAGGGGGACGACAGGGGGCTGCTGGTCTGCTGCCTGGGCTCCATGGGCCTCTGCATGGGAGAGATCATCAGGGAGGCCCAGCTGCTGGAGGCGCACATCATCGACCTCAACAACCTGCAACCTCACTGA